DNA from Megachile rotundata isolate GNS110a chromosome 8, iyMegRotu1, whole genome shotgun sequence:
GTACCAGGTACCCCTGTACGAAAGCGTCTAAGGCGTAAGAAAACGTTTTGGTAGTATAGTCGAGCAATGCGAGTGACCTCCGTTCGCTAAAACTATATTTATCTCAAGCTTCGAAGCACGGTGTACTTGGTGCTTTAGCTTTGTTGTCTCTCCTCCTCTTTCCCCGTCGCCGTGTCTCCCTCTCTCTGTTTCGTACCGcgtattttctttctcttttttctttctcgCATCCTTTCGCCTCTTTCTTCCTCCGCCGCTGCTCGCTCTACGCGTTTATTCGCGTCCGTTAGGAGCGGTAAAATTCGCGCGCGCGTTACGTCGCTTCTCGAGCCGATCAAAGTCTCCGGACAAGGGTATCGTTGTCCCGACTCGTTTCCCTCCGAATTCCACCACTTTTGCCCCTCTTTTTGCCGGGAATCGGTGATTCCCTGGGCGCGGCGTTAAACGTAGTTTTAATCTCGTTTGCGCCAGACGGCCGGTAGTCGGGTCTGGACGAAAATAAAATTGCCATCCTTCTGTCTGGCCACTCTTTCCATCCACCGCTTTTCGACGCGCCTGACTCATCGTCCCTAAACGACAAAGAAGAACCGCCGGTGAAAACGAGAGTAAAACGCCGTTTTCTCCCTCTGATCATCCTCgcgattaaccccttgcactatcaTTTATTTGTTAgctgcgtcagtcaaaactgtCTAACttcagctacaatattaaccgTCTAACTACAGCCATATGTTAACTAAACCTACCGGAATTAATTCGAAActgaaaatgaagttaaaaataaataaacaaccgatgaaacataaattagtacacatttattctttatcttgaaaatcaattctgatttcaagaaatgtaactttaacaaaatatgtagcttataataagaaacttgtggtgCAGTCATTTGacagttttagtgttaaaacagacaaaagaattgaaatgttatgtcaatatcttattattcaatcgttgactatgcgaattataattggactccaaattgaagcgtattaaccccttgtactattacttatttgtcaggtgcgtcagtcagaactgtcCAATtaaactataacattaaaatagacaaaaaaattgaaattttattttaacatgttATTATTCAATCGTTGATGCAAATTGACTTGAACtgcaaattgaagcgtattaaaaatttgagtaaaatagATCAGGGTTGAGgtacgagtcagactcgtcaaaatatagCAAGGGGTTAAACCCGTGTCGAAACAGATTGTTGGATAGCGAATTGCAGCGAATCGATTAAAATCCGATCGGGAAGATATGGTAAATTAAGTTCGAAGTCCTCGGAGAAAGACGCGGATGTCAGGAGGTGGTTGCGTGGCAGAGAGAAAGGCAAACGGGACGCGATATTCCGAACGGCAATTACCGGCGATAAATCGATTTAAAGAGGGGCTTGGCTGGGTGGACGGATTACCGGCAACGGTAATTGCTCGACTCCGTGACAGAGCGTGAAACGTGGAAATCCGATGGGACGCGAAGAGAATAGAAAATGCGGATCGAAAATAGAGGCGACCGCCAGAGGAAGGGGAATTACCGATAAGCAATTATCTCGGGATGTCGCCGGAAATTAGACGTACGCGCGACGCGGTGCATGACAGTGACAGCGATAATGATACCGATAACGATAACGATGCTGCTACTCGAACGAACGATCTCCCGCCGCGTCGGCCGTAATAATTAAACGAGTCTTCCCCGTAACATCGCGCACGGCAATTAGCCGCCGTTACGGTGCAACGACGATGTCATCTTTGAGGGTTCCAATCTGAGAATTACCATTTTCGGGAAAACTACCGCGACGAAAAAGGGAAGCTAACTCGAATACGACGAGTCCGGGTTAGAAGACAGCGTATCGAGAAGGTCACCGATTGATCGTCCAGAGAAAAACGTAGTCGGACGTAACGGTACGATTTAAGGTTACTTTACCCTTCATGGAAGCGGTCTCGACGAGCGATGACCCGAATAGAGTCGCGGCTAACGTTCCCCGCATAAACTCGTCCcaccttttttttctcttttccgcGTATCACGGTTTCCGTTGCATCGACGACTAACGTCTTTCGCGGAACACCGACGCCGCGGTGTTCCCGGGGCAAATGGACGCACGTGCGCGCTCGCAAAGGTCTTCGTACTTGTCAGCGGCAAGAAACTCGCGGTTACTTCTCCGGTTGTTCTTGATTTATTGACAATCTCCTCGATCACGGAACCTTGTTCGGTATCGATCGTCCCATCCGTCATCGTTTCTTCTCCATCATTTTTCAACGAATCCTCCGCTTTCCAGATCAGAGGCTAAGGCACTCGAAGGGCAGCCTGGACGTGCTTTACTTTAAATTCTCCGACAAAGTGGTGCAGCACCGCGTCACCAGGGCGGAGTTGTCTCTGTGGATATGGGGCACGGAGGACGGCTCCGAGGACGCGGACGAACCGGTGGAGGACGCGGAGAGCGCCGAGGACGAGGGTCCCGTCACGATCACCTTGCAGAGGATCGTTCGCGGCGGCACCGAAACCGGAGGACCCTCCCTGGGACCACCCTTGACCACCAAACATCCTCGACCCATCGGTCGCAAAGGTAACTGGGTAACGATCGAGCTCAGGAGAATGGTGGCCGAGTGGTTCAAACACCCGAGAGACAATCTGGGGGTGGCGCTCAAGATATCCGGACCCGGTGGCAATCATCGTAGAAACTCGAAACTGGTCGAGACTAACCCTGCGGCCGAGTACGCGCCGTACCTAGAAGTACAGACGCAAGAACTCGACTCGAGAAGGGGCGCCAGGATCAAGAGGAACGTAGGACTCAATTGCGACGAGGCCAGCCAAGAGACCAGGTGCTGTCGCTACAAGCTCACTGTGgactttgagaagtttggatGGGATTGGATCATCGCACCCAAGAAGTAAGTTcctttattttctttgtttcttcAAATGAAACTTCATGAAACACGACCTAACGACAGTTCGCTGTGACCAACTATATTGCTTTAGTCTATCATAGTATTGTTAGCGTCCTCCAGGGTTGATTTTGAAATATCTTTATTTCTTGAAATGAAGCTTCATGAAAAGTATCTAATGCACGACCTAAGATCTAAGAGTTCAGACAGACAGATTGCTGTGACCAACTATATTGCTTTAGTCCATCATAGTATTGTTAGCGTCCTCCAGGGTTGATCTTGAAATATCTTTGTTTCTTGAAACGAAACTTCATGAAAACTAATGCACGAAGATCTAAGACCAACTTTGCTTTAGTCCATCATCCTCCATCTTCCATTTAGCATCCTCCATCTTGTATGAAATTTCGTGTGAGTTTTGTCTAACGACGAAGGTAAACGCGTTGCGATTTTGTACCCCAGGTACGACGCCAATTACTGTTCGGGCGATTGTCCGATGGCCTTTCTGCCAGCGTATCCAAACACCCACATCGTCAGCCTGGCGGAGCCACCGAACAACTCTGGTCCATGCTGCGCCCCGAGGAAACTGTCGGAGATCACGATGCTGTACTTCGACAACGAGTATCAGATCGTCTTCTCGCGGTTGCCGGGCATGGTCGTCGAGAGATGCGGATGCTCATAGTCCACCTTTCGGTTCGAGAATAGCGACGCCGAGGAAGACACCGAAGAAGCCGAGGAAGGAGCTATCTTCGATCGTGCTTTTCTTTCTATCGTTTTCCTTATTTTTTTAAGAGCGCTGCTCGATCGGTGTCGTTGCGCGATCCTCGACGGTTCGATGGACTAAACAGTGCCTTGTTTCGGGTGTCTCGAGTGTGCGAACTTGCATTCACCGGCACAACGGTCGGCAACGACGCGAAAGGACAATGAT
Protein-coding regions in this window:
- the LOC100883282 gene encoding growth/differentiation factor 8, whose protein sequence is MVRRALLLFSLFLLGAFDAPGIERARVRYLVMAGNTCNTCRMHEEIRALSLEAIKEQILNKLGLKQAPNMTGRALPRIPPISKLMDMYGMQADQPQPLEPGITHHEEIDEYAAKTESVFALAQPHQRLRHSKGSLDVLYFKFSDKVVQHRVTRAELSLWIWGTEDGSEDADEPVEDAESAEDEGPVTITLQRIVRGGTETGGPSLGPPLTTKHPRPIGRKGNWVTIELRRMVAEWFKHPRDNLGVALKISGPGGNHRRNSKLVETNPAAEYAPYLEVQTQELDSRRGARIKRNVGLNCDEASQETRCCRYKLTVDFEKFGWDWIIAPKKYDANYCSGDCPMAFLPAYPNTHIVSLAEPPNNSGPCCAPRKLSEITMLYFDNEYQIVFSRLPGMVVERCGCS